One Vicia villosa cultivar HV-30 ecotype Madison, WI linkage group LG5, Vvil1.0, whole genome shotgun sequence genomic window, TATAACCATTGCGGACGGGAACATCTCCCAGGAGCTGTAGGAGGAGTTGGTGGTTGCCGCGTTGGCCCAATCAAGGAGATAAAAATCTTCCGGCCTTGTAACGctcatggccacttgcatggcgGGCGTATCCTCCGCCGGTTTTTCCTCGGTGATTGGTTTAGCCTCTTTGTTGGCCTCTTGCTTTTTTGCATATTGTTTCAGGTGCCCTTCCCTGATTAATATCTCTATTGCGTCCTTCAGGTGGATGCAGTCTTCAGTGTTGTGCCCGTGACCTTTGTGGAATCTGCAAAATTTCGATTTATCCATGTTTGGCCGGGAGGGCATGCTCTTCGGGAACCAGACCTTGCCCGTCTGAAACTCGGCGTTTGCGTATTCGTTCAAGATGCGCTCCCTCGAAGCGTTCAGCGGGGTGTATTATCGGAATTTCCCTGCAGGGGTTTTGTAGTCCTTAGGGTCCCGAGTTTTATCGTCTTTCTTTTTTTCGGTTCCTCGGCGAGAATCATCCTGGCGTGCATTTTTACTGCTCTCTTCGTGCCGGGAATTGCGGAATGCGTGGGCTGCTTCTATCTCTTCATACTGTATGTAGGCTTGGGCCTTGAGAAAGAATTCGTCCAGGGTAGCCGGCGTTTCGGTTCCGACGGCTTTAGCGAAATCTGAACGTGGTCGGAGACCTCGTTCGAGCAGGAATTTCTTCATATGGGCTGTCGTGGATACTTGTACGGCCTCTTTGTTAAATCTTTCTATGTAAGCTCGTAGCGACTCGTCCTTTCCTTGGATAATGGCTTCCAAGGAGGCTTCTGATTTGGGGTATCTTCGGGAAGCCGTGAAGTGTCTGGAGAAAAGTTTTCCGAGTACCTTCCATGATGTGATGGACTCGTCGGACAAAATTTTATACCAGGTCATGGCTCCTTTGCGCAGGGTGGTAAGGAACAAACGGAATTTGATGGCACCGGGAACTCCTCTGTAGTTGAGAAGGGCGTCGATGTTCTCGATGTGTTCGTCCGGATCGGTTGTCCCGTCTTAGGTGCCCAACGGAGGTGGTTTTTCGAGACCGGTCGGCAGGGGAGCCTCTAAGATTGCATGGGATAGATGACCATGGGGTTCCTCTTCGTCGTCGCTGGCGGACGGAGAAAAATATCGGCTCTGGCTATGCCTACGTCGCCTCCGGTTGTCGTCGTATCCTGCCGGGGGTGATCTAGACTTCCTTTTTGGCCGAGGGGACTGTGAACGGTGTCGGGAACGCTGATCACTCGACCCTTTCTTGGAAATGGGACTTGCATTCTCCCTGGGGGAGGGGGAACGAGGGTGTTTCTTGGTGATTACTTCACGTCGAGAACGAGTTTTGTGATCCGGGGGAGTTTTTGAGCGACGCTTCTTCTCGAGGGCCCCGATTCGGTCACTTTGCTGCTGTATGAGCGCGTTGGTCTGGGCAAGAGCAGCTAGAACAGCGTTTATGGTTTGGTCTTGCGGAGTCTGTCCTTTGGAGAGGAAAGGATTGTCCAGACTTTCTTCGTGGTTGTCCTTTGGAGCGATGAAATTGGTCATCTTGAAGATCTTTTGGGGAAGGGGACGTTGTGACACCGTCTTGAGGGACGGTGTTTCTGGAAGGCGGAACGACGGAGATGTCGTTTTTCTTGAGTATTGCAGCGTCTAATGAAGATGGATCTTCGTTATTGTCGGCCATAAGTGATGATTTGATCAGAGCTTTGGTTCATGGGTTCTTGCAGAGGGCAAGAAATGGATCAAGGAGGTGCAAGAAAAAGGAACGGGGGTGCTAgagttcccacagacggcgccactgatctcaccgagcagatcagatggccaacaacaatgaaggcttgaagttcgggATGATGGATGTGAGAaaaaggggttgtacctgcaaggcactccgatgccaaagtaagtaggtattccacaaggtacaacaaagtgggAGAGTTTTGGGGTAAGAagtgattaccttgccctctgtatgtagagggctatttataggatgttTTGGAGTGGATTAGACTCCTCCTTCTGGGGTGGATATTTAGGAGACGCGTGAGCTAGTTGTTTGCCGAGTACGAGGGGCCCTCGTGGTCGATTATTTGGCAAGTTTGCCCGGTCTAGTCGGACGGAAACAACCACGTGTGATCTGACGCATATTGAGCCAAAGGCGGGAATGGCCTAATTGACtagattgggccggtccagaacactaaacatgttttttaatttatagaAAAATTATAACATTGACGGATCATGCAACATCTCTTGTTTTTTTCAATATGAGATTGTATGTTTTctaattatgaatttttttgttAGAGACATTTTCCTTGTGACAGCGCCACTTTGACATATTTGAAGTTGATAGTGCCTTAATGCTTAGAAGGGGACAGACGTGGTGCAAATTGTTTCTTACAAATTTTCCCTATGACACTCAGCTTTTATATGTCTATACCCTTTACACTCATGACACTAAATTCATTTTTCTTTGTAGGATTGTACTTCAGGTCATGACCTTCTATCTGCATCTTGATTATTGTTGATGTTAAGAGACTTGTTCTTGACATTTGATCTTGACTTCCAAACCATCTTTTAAAACACCTTATTAAACTATCTTCCAAGTAACACAAGGTCTTTAGATAATCCTTCACTTCTAGGCAGGTCACCTCCTACATCTTCTGGACCTTCAGTATTAGACACAAAGTTCTGAAGGGATCCCATAAGTTCATCAACCTTCTTTCTGTTTATATCTTGTAATTCTTCAATAGAAGTGACCTTCATATCAAACCTCTTAAGAAAAGATCTGAGAATTTTTCTAACCAGCTTGGCATCTGACATATTCTTTCCCAATGCACTAGAGGCATTGGATATTTCTATAATATTCATGTGAGAGTCATGAATACTCCCATCTTCCTTCATTCTTAAGTTCTCAAACTTAGTAGTAAGAaattgaagtcttgacatctttaacTTAGAGGTTCCTTCATGAGTAGTCTTCAAAATTTCCCCAACATCTTTAGCAATAGTACAACTACTTATTAGTATGAAGATTTTCTTGTACACTCCATTGAATAGGGCATTCAATGTTTTGGAGTTTCCTAAAGTAGCTTTAATCTTCATCACCCCAGTCTTCCTCCTCCTTCATTACTCCAGTAATCTTTCCATCCTTATCTTTAGTCAGCGGAGAACTCCATCCTTTGACCATAGATTTCCATGCCTTGTTATCCATGGACATAATAAAGGCCACCATACGAGCTTTCCAATATTCATAGTTAGTTCCATCAAGAATGGGTGGCCTGTTCACAAACCATCATTCTTTGTCCATTGTACCCGAAATTATCTTCCCTGAATCTCACCCATAGTCAGAGTAGGATGTCGGCTCTGATACCAATAGAAATTATGGTATTCATATCACAAATTTCCTAAGAGATATCGAGATACTGATCTCTGAACAACACACAATGGCAAGgtataaacaattaaaaataatactaaaaaataaatgaacacaAAAAATTGTTCACCCAATTTGATGTATAAGAACACCTACTCTGGGGTGTTTGGCTCTATGTGTTACAAGCATGTTCCTAATGCAAGAAG contains:
- the LOC131604174 gene encoding uncharacterized protein LOC131604174 translates to MDKSKFCRFHKGHGHNTEDCIHLKDAIEILIREGHLKQYAKKQEANKEAKPITEEKPAEDTPAMQVAMSVTRPEDFYLLDWANAATTNSSYSSWEMFPSAMVISGGGFSKLTVGSVKHKFDELISANANIASTFDHAKGSPSSISFYKEELPGGAPNATIPLLIRARMANFDVRRILVDQGSLVDNMYSQLFKTL
- the LOC131604175 gene encoding uncharacterized protein LOC131604175, encoding MTWYKILSDESITSWKVLGKLFSRHFTASRRYPKSEASLEAIIQGKDESLRAYIERFNKEAVQVSTTAHMKKFLLERGLRPRSDFAKAVGTETPATLDEFFLKAQAYIQYEEIEAAHAFRNSRHEESSKNARQDDSRRGTEKKKDDKTRDPKDYKTPAGKFR